From the genome of Flavobacteriales bacterium:
CTTTTCCAGCAGGGTCGCTCAGCAGAATGAAGGGCAAACGGTGGTTGGCAGCAAAACCCGAATGTGCACTCGCCCCATCGCTGCTGATGCCGATAACTTCCGCACCTGCATCGGTAAAGTCTTGGTAGCTGTCGCGGAAAGAGCAGGCCTGAGCCGTGCAACCTGGCGTTTCATCTTTCGGGTAGAAATAGACCACCACGCTTTTCTCACCACGGAAATCGCTCAACTTTACGAGGTTTCCGTCCTTGTCCTTGAGTTCAAAATCGGGGGCCGTATCGCCCACATTCACCTTTGCCATAACTGTTTTCTTTAGTAATACCGAGGTATGATCGGATTTACGGGCTAAACACCTTCAATCCGTTTTAGTTCTTGTTTCAGCAATTCGGTCACTTCCTTGCCTCTGGTGTACACCATCAGGTGGGTGCCGCCTTCTACGGTAATGTGGTTGGACAACCGATGGATCGGGAACATCTGATCGGCCGTGCCGTGAATCTGTGAAATGCGCTCCGCATCTCCCCTTCCTTTCCACAATGGTGCATTCACAATGGCCCATTTCAGGAAGCGGTCGTCCTGATCGTGGAACATCTGCATCATGTGGTCCACATCTTCCTTCGGGTATTTGCGCTTGGCCATGGACCAGAGAAAGGACATTTTCTTCAGGGATTTTCCCGTCACCAACCGCTGAAGGGGAAAGGTTCTTCCGATCTTCAATAGTACAGAGCGCTCCTCAGGTGCCTTGATGCTGGAAACCAGAATGGCCCGCATGTGCGGAACAAACGTGGTCATCTCCGAAGCCATAATGCCACCCAACGAAAGGCCGATGACGATCGGATTCTCCGCAGCGGCAATGGGCTCGGCCATTCTCCTGACATAATCATGGAACGACTCTTTCTTCTCCGGTATCAACCACGGAAGATGTGTCTGGTCGTAGTCTTCCAGTTCAATGCGATCGAACGCGCGGTGGTCGGCACCAAGACCGGAGATGAAGAAGAGTTGTGGTTTTGGCAATGGTTCAGATTTACGAATCCATGCGAACTTAGCGAAGCTATCTCATTGAGCAAAGCGAAATTATATACCAACGGGGTTGTTGAGTTATTCGATATTTGTGCTTATGGTTGGATTGAAATGAAAGAAACGGTTGGCTTACTTACAATACTCTGCTTGCTGATAGCTGGTTGCCGAAACTGCTATAATGAAATGATTGACTGGTCTGAAAAAGTACCACAAGGTTCTAGCATTGAGGAAGTAAAAAAACTTCAACCTGAATTTTTAAGCATAGCATGGGACATGCCAGATACCGTTGAGTGGTATCTGGAGAAATATCC
Proteins encoded in this window:
- a CDS encoding redoxin domain-containing protein, with protein sequence MAKVNVGDTAPDFELKDKDGNLVKLSDFRGEKSVVVYFYPKDETPGCTAQACSFRDSYQDFTDAGAEVIGISSDGASAHSGFAANHRLPFILLSDPAGKARKAYGAYDLLGLIPGRVTFVINKEGKVIHKFDSQLSPTKHIKESLDAIKKQ